A DNA window from Brassica napus cultivar Da-Ae chromosome C1, Da-Ae, whole genome shotgun sequence contains the following coding sequences:
- the LOC106374625 gene encoding protein NRT1/ PTR FAMILY 2.6-like — protein sequence MAVSVSSDAEAPMSADSNTKHRNRGWITFPFMIATLLFLSLAVLGWLFNLIVFLIEEFNMKSIAAAQITNIVSGCTFMFPVVGAIAADSFFGTIPVISVSAFISLMGVCLLTLIVSVDSLRPKPCETASNLCESPSKIQLGVLYSAITLACVGAGGNRFTLATAGANQFKKTKDQGSFFNWFFFTWYFTAAISTTSIVYAEENISWTFGFGLCLAANLLGFLAFLSGKRFYKHEKPLGSPFTSLLRVILAAVHKRKAEISIDNKDYHSESKAVPTKSFRFLNRAALKQEDES from the exons ATGGCGGTTTCAGTTTCCAGCGATGCAGAAGCACCGATGTCAGCAGATTCTAACACCAAACACCGCAATCGAGGTTGGATCACCTTCCCGTTTATGATAG CTACGTTGTTATTCCTCTCATTAGCTGTGTTGGGTTGGTTATTTAACCTGATCGTCTTCTTGATTGAGGAATTCAACATGAAGAGTATTGCGGCTGCTCAGATTACCAACATAGTTAGTGGTTGTACCTTTATGTTTCCAGTTGTTGGAGCTATAGCAGCAGACTCTTTCTTCGGAACCATTCCTGTTATCTCTGTTTCAGCTTTCATTTCTCTAATG GGCGTTTGTCTGCTGACTCTAATCGTATCGGTTGACTCTTTAAGGCCCAAACCATGCGAGACCGCATCAAACCTATGCGAGTCTCCTTCAAAAATCCAGCTCGGCGTCCTTTACTCGGCCATTACTCTAGCTTGTGTGGGAGCAGGTGGGAACAGGTTCACCCTGGCCACTGCTGGTGCGAATCagtttaaaaaaactaaagatcAAGGCAGCTTTTTCAATTGGTTTTTCTTCACATGGTATTTTACTGCTGCTATAAGTACAACCTCCATTGTCTACGCCGAAGAAAACATCAGCTGGACTTTCGGGTTTGGTCTCTGCCTAGCTGCAAATCTATTAGGGTTTTTGGCTTTCCTCTCTGGGAAAAGATTCTACAAACATGAAAAGCCCTTGGGAAGTCCGTTCACAAGTCTACTTCGCGTCATTCTCGCAGCAGTACACAAAAGGAAGGCTGAGATTTCTATCGACAACAAAGACTACCACAGTGAATCAAAGGCAGTTCCCACGAAGAGTTTCAG ATTTTTAAACCGTGCAGCACTGAAACAGGAAGATGAGTCATAA